Proteins found in one Cellulomonas palmilytica genomic segment:
- a CDS encoding DUF3618 domain-containing protein, protein MSDDKATPERFTTPAMLAVEAEIAATRHQLATTVDELTARLAPRAQAEAAVATARRLASDATSPDADPEDRARARRVLVGVGAGVAFVTAIVVLRIARR, encoded by the coding sequence ATGAGCGACGACAAGGCCACGCCGGAGCGCTTCACGACGCCCGCGATGCTGGCGGTCGAGGCGGAGATCGCCGCGACGCGCCATCAGCTCGCGACGACTGTCGACGAGCTCACGGCCCGCCTCGCCCCCCGCGCCCAGGCGGAGGCCGCCGTGGCCACCGCGCGGCGGCTGGCGTCCGACGCGACGAGCCCGGACGCGGACCCGGAGGACCGCGCGCGCGCCCGGAGGGTGCTGGTCGGCGTCGGGGCGGGGGTCGCGTTCGTCACCGCGATCGTGGTGCTGCGGATCGCCCGGCGCTGA
- a CDS encoding BldC family transcriptional regulator, which produces MTAKPATSENLLTPSEVATLFRVDPKTVTRWAKAGKLSSIRTLGGHRRYLESEVQALLEGIPQQRVS; this is translated from the coding sequence ATGACCGCCAAGCCCGCAACGTCCGAGAACCTGCTCACCCCGTCCGAGGTCGCGACCCTGTTCCGCGTCGACCCGAAGACCGTGACCCGCTGGGCCAAGGCCGGCAAGCTGTCGTCGATCCGCACGCTCGGTGGGCACCGCCGGTACCTCGAGTCCGAGGTCCAGGCGCTGCTCGAGGGGATCCCGCAGCAGCGGGTCTCCTGA